A genome region from Fervidobacterium changbaicum includes the following:
- a CDS encoding flagellin, whose protein sequence is MRINNNVGMWAIRYLQNLQTHHNSQMQSLAQATVPIQQNVAFGAIAERIRSQINGYREAMMSTYNAIGVMNVAEGGLQSISNNLQRMRELAVQASNGTLSENERAALQQEFSQLAQGINKVVDQTTYNNRRVLGGDIKDMQVQLGPNEGQRMRITLPGMDIRSLGLENVNLNSTENAQNALKVLDTAIENVSRTRSYVGSVTNRLEGAARELSNTMINLTSSVSVLTDTDMARGMMDLIRTRLQQQATAGILGQSNVNALNVLRLLG, encoded by the coding sequence ATGAGGATTAATAACAACGTAGGAATGTGGGCTATTAGGTACCTTCAAAATTTACAAACGCATCACAATAGCCAGATGCAGAGTTTGGCACAGGCAACTGTACCAATTCAACAGAACGTGGCTTTTGGAGCGATAGCCGAGCGCATACGTTCGCAAATCAACGGCTATCGCGAAGCTATGATGAGTACGTACAATGCAATCGGCGTTATGAACGTTGCAGAAGGCGGTCTTCAAAGCATTTCAAACAACCTCCAAAGAATGAGGGAGTTAGCAGTTCAAGCTTCGAATGGGACTCTTTCGGAAAATGAGCGTGCGGCTTTACAGCAGGAATTTTCACAGTTGGCACAAGGTATAAACAAGGTGGTCGATCAGACTACATATAACAACAGAAGAGTTCTTGGTGGTGATATTAAGGACATGCAAGTGCAACTTGGTCCAAATGAAGGGCAGAGAATGAGGATCACCCTCCCAGGCATGGACATTAGGTCTTTAGGACTTGAAAATGTGAATCTTAACAGTACTGAAAATGCTCAAAATGCCCTTAAAGTTCTTGATACGGCAATAGAGAATGTTTCGCGAACGAGAAGTTACGTTGGTAGTGTAACAAACCGGCTTGAAGGTGCAGCAAGGGAACTGAGCAATACGATGATAAACCTCACCTCCTCCGTGAGTGTTTTGACAGACACAGATATGGCACGTGGTATGATGGATTTGATAAGGACAAGATTGCAGCAGCAGGCAACTGCGGGTATACTTGGTCAATCTAACGTGAACGCCTTGAATGTTCTAAGGTTACTTGGATAG
- a CDS encoding CDP-glycerol glycerophosphotransferase family protein, with product MESLVSNRITLFTGNFSGSNTVALYKFLKSNQNIFDVKLIIRSGNNSLEELEFIKTSRFLIYTAYDPIKYSDGQIVIQTWHGFPLKTLGVLNQNDCLRDNGIYVDSLARSDIVLSYSKTYQTFYNACFPTFASKYYITGMPRNDFLFLPFEKVKENLERIFGICKSSEKFILFSPTYKLSGYRGDDYLQTSYFEYLDQIFSDEFVSFLDEINSVLFLKLHPVEKRFLESSGLIKKIFQSVTNRQRIFLIKDEDLKRNFTDLYELLPCFDLLITDYSSIAYDWLLTDKPVVNYIPDRELYKKQRNFLVEPLELWVPGAIAKNVHELQREIQNSLSDKNYQKNKRELLKRIVHHYMDSKSSERVFNLIRSIYEQIG from the coding sequence ATGGAAAGTTTAGTTTCCAACAGGATAACTCTTTTTACAGGCAACTTCAGCGGTTCTAATACAGTTGCTCTGTACAAATTTCTGAAATCAAATCAGAATATTTTTGACGTGAAATTAATTATTAGGAGTGGAAATAATTCCTTAGAAGAACTTGAGTTTATCAAAACTTCCAGGTTTTTAATTTATACGGCCTATGATCCAATAAAATATTCAGACGGGCAAATTGTTATTCAAACTTGGCATGGTTTTCCATTAAAAACCCTTGGTGTTTTAAACCAAAATGATTGCTTGCGAGATAATGGAATATACGTTGACTCTTTAGCAAGATCAGACATAGTTTTGTCTTATTCCAAAACATACCAGACATTTTACAATGCTTGTTTTCCCACATTTGCTAGTAAATATTACATTACTGGCATGCCACGAAATGATTTTTTATTTCTTCCTTTTGAAAAAGTAAAAGAAAACCTCGAAAGGATATTTGGGATTTGCAAGAGTTCTGAAAAGTTCATTCTTTTTTCGCCGACTTACAAATTATCAGGATACAGGGGAGATGACTATCTCCAAACATCGTATTTTGAGTATCTTGACCAAATTTTTAGTGATGAATTTGTTTCGTTTTTGGATGAAATCAACAGCGTTTTGTTTTTAAAACTGCATCCTGTTGAAAAAAGGTTCCTTGAATCTTCAGGTTTAATCAAGAAAATCTTTCAGTCAGTAACGAACCGACAAAGAATTTTCTTGATCAAAGACGAAGATTTGAAAAGAAATTTCACAGACCTTTATGAATTACTACCATGCTTTGATTTGCTTATAACAGACTACTCTTCTATTGCCTACGATTGGCTTTTAACCGACAAGCCTGTAGTTAACTATATACCAGACAGGGAATTATACAAGAAGCAAAGAAACTTTCTGGTAGAACCTTTGGAGTTGTGGGTTCCAGGAGCTATAGCTAAGAATGTTCACGAGCTTCAAAGGGAGATACAGAATTCTTTGAGTGACAAGAATTATCAGAAAAACAAAAGAGAATTGCTGAAGAGAATTGTACACCACTATATGGACTCAAAATCTTCGGAACGGGTCTTCAATTTGATTAGAAGTATCTATGAACAGATTGGTTAG